A window of the Desulforapulum autotrophicum HRM2 genome harbors these coding sequences:
- a CDS encoding efflux transporter outer membrane subunit, giving the protein MPNRNILTAALAAMMILTAGCSMIPEYRQPDLPVVDAWPTQTASQMQDEAHGGGTQVPEIAWEAYFESEPLRKLISRALDNNRNLRVALLRIDQARAAYRIQRADTLPVVSGGSSFAREGVTEDTSYTGSAYNSSTLSANVGVTAYELDFFGRVKSLNQEALATYLATGEAALNTRIALIAETADAFLNYLANKKLLCLAKETCRAYQETYAVIKGKYEVGSVAELDLSQAATSVESAKVSIARYTRLTAQARNAVILLAGTQVTDILDSGETIDQVRFLDTLPMGLPSKVLLQRPDIRQAEHLLKAANADIGAARAALYPTIRLTGAFGLASDELSSLFTSGAAYAWNFTPSLSIPIFNRAGIRASLEAAEVSERIAATEYEAVVQTAFKEVADQLAATKTYADQMRAQNALVAETRKTYILSRARYQNGIDDFLSVLDSQRSLFVAEQSAITVRQAYLSSQVNMYKVLGGGRI; this is encoded by the coding sequence ATGCCCAATAGAAACATTCTGACGGCAGCCCTGGCTGCCATGATGATCCTGACCGCGGGCTGTTCAATGATACCCGAATACCGGCAGCCCGATCTTCCCGTGGTAGATGCCTGGCCTACACAGACGGCCAGCCAGATGCAGGACGAAGCCCATGGTGGCGGCACCCAGGTTCCAGAGATTGCCTGGGAAGCCTATTTTGAATCTGAGCCGTTAAGGAAGTTGATTTCAAGGGCCCTGGACAATAACAGGAATCTGAGGGTAGCCCTGCTCAGAATTGACCAGGCTAGGGCCGCATACCGGATTCAGAGGGCAGACACCCTGCCTGTGGTATCCGGGGGATCCTCATTTGCCCGTGAGGGGGTGACTGAAGATACAAGTTACACGGGCAGCGCCTACAACAGTTCCACCCTTTCCGCCAATGTGGGGGTGACAGCCTATGAACTGGATTTTTTCGGCCGGGTCAAAAGCCTGAACCAGGAGGCCCTTGCGACCTATCTGGCAACCGGGGAGGCTGCCTTGAACACCCGCATCGCCCTGATCGCTGAAACCGCAGATGCCTTTTTGAACTATCTGGCCAACAAAAAACTGCTCTGCCTTGCAAAGGAGACCTGCAGGGCATACCAGGAAACCTATGCCGTGATCAAGGGCAAATACGAGGTGGGGTCAGTTGCCGAACTGGATCTGTCCCAGGCTGCCACCTCCGTTGAAAGTGCAAAGGTTTCCATTGCTCGGTACACACGGCTTACGGCCCAGGCCAGAAACGCTGTCATTCTTCTTGCGGGAACCCAGGTGACCGATATCCTGGATTCAGGAGAAACCATTGACCAGGTCAGGTTTCTGGATACGCTTCCCATGGGGCTGCCCTCAAAGGTGCTGTTGCAGCGGCCTGATATCCGGCAGGCAGAGCATCTGCTCAAAGCTGCCAATGCAGATATCGGGGCGGCCAGGGCGGCCCTGTACCCCACCATCCGTCTGACCGGTGCCTTTGGTCTTGCCAGTGATGAGCTGTCGTCCCTGTTTACATCCGGGGCTGCCTATGCCTGGAATTTTACTCCCTCCTTGTCCATTCCCATATTCAACAGGGCAGGGATCAGGGCAAGCCTTGAGGCGGCTGAAGTCAGCGAAAGAATTGCTGCTACAGAATATGAAGCTGTCGTTCAAACTGCATTCAAGGAGGTGGCTGACCAGTTGGCCGCAACAAAGACCTATGCCGATCAGATGAGGGCTCAGAATGCCCTGGTCGCTGAAACCCGTAAGACCTATATCCTTTCCCGGGCCAGATACCAGAACGGCATTGACGATTTTTTATCTGTGCTGGATTCCCAACGATCCCTGTTTGTCGCTGAACAGTCCGCCATCACGGTGCGCCAGGCCTATCTGAGTAGCCAGGTCAACATGTACAAGGTGCTTGGTGGCGGCCGGATTTAG
- a CDS encoding sigma 54-interacting transcriptional regulator — MNFIPYTSDQHKKNRHLLKLICPYSTTRDVKAEEVIDTFDCFIYVCSQAYRIEFMNDQLRMYLGKDVTGELCHQAIFGRESVCPWCGRERCQKEKPFRDELEDAVGKKWYLRMRVPIYRPDGSVSMLMMLHDITAQKMAKQSLKESERKFSTLMNNLPGMAFRCDIDDIWSIRFASKGCERLLGYLPSELMESKEQIIHPDDLEMVREQINQALQKKERYQITYRIQTASGQDKWVLEQGEGVYSDQQNTLMLEGYMTDISEQKKNELKLQKENHRLKYSFRELYRFGDIIGKSPAMQTMYGHILDAANSSANVIVLGESGTGKELVARAVHDLSDRSDGRFVTVNCGAIPETLFESLFFGYKKGAFTGALTDKKGYLDAAHRGTLFLDEIGEISLGMQVKLLRAIEGYGYLPVGNHEVRRSDFRIVAATNQNLLALVKAGRMREDFYYRINILPIHLPPLRERKEDIPLLIDYFISRFQSKTAIPGDPIKTALKQYEHVGTVRELSNHKLPPISIKLKAFMKDTNWPASLCQLKRQAAPQLSEREKTALVAYGWPGNVRELKNVVERYCVVGNLDFIKKALNLPQEEISIRMDLPAQTEGLQETMIKQEKAIIQRALEKHQWRRIDTARELKITTRTLQRKINTHGLRDTPL; from the coding sequence ATGAATTTTATCCCGTACACCAGCGATCAACACAAGAAGAACAGGCATCTTCTCAAGCTTATATGCCCCTATAGCACCACAAGGGACGTTAAGGCCGAGGAGGTCATCGATACCTTTGACTGCTTCATCTATGTCTGTTCCCAGGCGTATCGAATTGAATTCATGAACGATCAGCTCAGGATGTATCTCGGCAAAGATGTGACAGGAGAGCTTTGCCACCAGGCTATTTTCGGTAGGGAGTCAGTCTGTCCCTGGTGTGGACGGGAGCGATGCCAGAAAGAGAAGCCCTTCAGGGACGAGCTTGAGGACGCTGTTGGCAAAAAATGGTATCTTCGCATGAGAGTTCCCATATACAGGCCGGACGGTTCCGTGTCCATGCTGATGATGCTCCACGACATCACGGCCCAGAAGATGGCGAAACAGTCTTTGAAAGAGAGCGAACGAAAATTTTCAACCCTGATGAACAATTTGCCCGGCATGGCCTTTCGCTGTGATATCGATGATATTTGGAGCATCCGGTTTGCCAGCAAGGGGTGTGAACGGCTCCTGGGCTATCTTCCCTCGGAACTGATGGAGAGCAAGGAGCAGATCATCCACCCGGATGATCTTGAAATGGTTCGGGAGCAGATCAACCAGGCGCTTCAAAAGAAAGAGCGTTACCAGATTACCTATCGCATCCAAACCGCTTCGGGCCAGGACAAATGGGTGCTGGAACAGGGGGAGGGGGTCTATTCGGATCAACAGAACACTCTGATGCTGGAAGGCTATATGACCGATATTTCCGAGCAAAAAAAAAACGAGCTCAAGCTCCAGAAGGAAAACCATCGTCTCAAATATTCCTTCCGGGAATTGTACCGCTTTGGTGATATCATCGGCAAGAGCCCTGCCATGCAGACGATGTACGGCCATATTCTGGATGCGGCCAATTCAAGCGCCAACGTAATTGTGCTGGGAGAGTCAGGCACGGGCAAAGAACTCGTGGCACGGGCTGTTCATGACCTGAGTGACAGAAGTGACGGCCGATTTGTCACGGTCAACTGCGGCGCCATCCCTGAAACGCTTTTTGAGAGCCTATTTTTCGGGTATAAAAAAGGGGCATTCACCGGTGCCCTTACAGACAAAAAAGGGTATCTTGATGCTGCCCACAGGGGCACCCTGTTCCTGGATGAAATTGGAGAAATCTCCCTTGGCATGCAGGTCAAGCTTTTGAGGGCCATAGAGGGATACGGATACCTGCCAGTAGGCAACCATGAAGTCCGGCGGTCGGATTTCCGCATCGTTGCGGCCACCAACCAGAACCTTCTTGCGCTTGTTAAAGCTGGCCGGATGCGTGAAGATTTTTATTATCGAATCAACATTCTTCCCATCCATCTGCCCCCTTTGAGAGAAAGAAAAGAAGATATTCCCCTGCTGATCGATTATTTCATCTCAAGATTCCAGTCAAAAACCGCAATCCCCGGAGATCCGATCAAGACTGCCCTGAAGCAGTATGAACACGTGGGAACGGTCAGGGAACTGAGCAACCATAAGCTACCCCCCATCTCCATCAAGCTCAAGGCGTTTATGAAGGATACAAACTGGCCTGCCAGCCTCTGCCAATTGAAACGACAGGCAGCCCCCCAGCTGTCGGAGCGAGAGAAGACTGCCCTGGTTGCCTATGGCTGGCCTGGGAATGTGAGGGAGCTTAAAAACGTGGTGGAACGATATTGCGTGGTGGGCAACCTTGATTTTATCAAGAAGGCCCTCAATCTTCCCCAGGAAGAGATCTCAATCCGGATGGACCTGCCGGCCCAAACGGAAGGGCTTCAAGAGACAATGATAAAGCAGGAAAAAGCAATCATCCAAAGGGCCTTGGAAAAGCATCAATGGCGACGGATCGATACGGCCCGGGAACTCAAGATCACCACCCGGACTCTCCAGAGAAAAATAAATACCCATGGTCTCAGGGACACCCCCCTATAG
- a CDS encoding APC family permease, which translates to MSDSKALGVRDIVLMNVVAILSVRQFSTVAPYGAASMILWGIAAVGLFIPLAMVCGELSTGWPEEGGIFVWVREAFGPRMGWLCAFLFLSSCVFFFPMLLQFLMTTLVFCFDESLAFNKVFVGLSSMGIFWGLTGLNIRGIEWTRKINNMGALCGVIVPGMILISLAVYWVATGHPMQTDYHTPGNWVPQINNWTTIVFISSMMFAFAGMEVSPMIAGRCKNPQKDFPRSILISSIVIVGIYMLGTVSLNVLLPADDADILAGLMQGIKATSVTLGMPWLLPLMGATIAMGVLGQINSWLVGPIYMLNVANAEYQVIGAGIAQLHPRYNTPAKALTAQAVLVSIFCLSTFVSRSMAAAYWTLTALTTLCYFIPYLMMFAGFLRLRVKHPDRKRSFRIPGRVLPVLLPSVGFLSVLFAVVLLFVPPKEIEMGSLVVYELQIGGGGIIFALVGDLLYRRAVKKRHKS; encoded by the coding sequence ATGTCAGACAGTAAAGCTTTGGGTGTAAGGGATATCGTTCTGATGAACGTTGTCGCAATATTGAGTGTCCGTCAGTTTTCCACAGTGGCACCCTATGGGGCGGCCTCGATGATTCTCTGGGGGATCGCCGCAGTTGGTCTGTTCATCCCCCTTGCCATGGTTTGCGGAGAGCTCTCCACCGGGTGGCCCGAGGAGGGCGGCATTTTTGTCTGGGTCAGGGAGGCGTTTGGGCCCCGCATGGGTTGGCTCTGCGCATTCTTATTCCTCAGCTCCTGCGTCTTTTTCTTTCCCATGCTGCTCCAGTTTCTGATGACCACCCTTGTCTTCTGTTTTGACGAGTCCCTGGCCTTTAACAAGGTTTTTGTGGGGCTTTCCTCCATGGGGATCTTCTGGGGATTGACCGGGCTGAACATCCGCGGTATCGAGTGGACCCGGAAGATCAATAACATGGGCGCTCTTTGCGGGGTGATCGTTCCGGGGATGATCCTGATTTCCCTGGCCGTTTACTGGGTGGCCACCGGCCACCCCATGCAGACCGACTACCACACCCCGGGTAACTGGGTGCCTCAGATAAACAACTGGACCACCATTGTTTTTATTTCGTCCATGATGTTTGCCTTTGCCGGCATGGAAGTCTCACCCATGATCGCGGGCCGGTGCAAAAACCCCCAAAAAGATTTCCCCCGGTCGATCCTGATCTCTTCCATTGTGATAGTGGGCATCTATATGCTGGGCACCGTTTCCCTCAACGTACTGTTACCGGCCGATGATGCCGATATTCTCGCAGGCTTGATGCAGGGGATCAAGGCCACCTCCGTAACCCTTGGTATGCCCTGGCTTTTGCCCCTCATGGGCGCGACCATCGCCATGGGCGTGCTGGGCCAGATCAACTCCTGGCTCGTGGGCCCCATCTACATGCTCAACGTTGCCAACGCCGAGTACCAGGTGATTGGCGCAGGCATCGCCCAATTGCATCCCAGATATAATACCCCTGCCAAGGCGCTCACGGCCCAGGCCGTGCTGGTCTCGATCTTCTGCCTGTCGACATTTGTCTCCAGGAGCATGGCGGCGGCCTACTGGACCCTCACGGCCCTGACCACCCTCTGCTATTTCATCCCCTACTTGATGATGTTCGCAGGTTTTCTTCGCTTGCGCGTCAAGCATCCTGACCGGAAACGAAGTTTCAGGATCCCGGGCCGGGTCCTGCCTGTGCTGCTTCCCTCGGTTGGATTTCTGTCCGTACTCTTTGCCGTTGTCCTTCTTTTTGTACCACCAAAGGAAATCGAGATGGGCAGCCTTGTGGTGTATGAGCTTCAGATCGGCGGGGGCGGAATAATCTTCGCCCTTGTGGGTGATCTGCTCTATCGGCGGGCCGTTAAAAAAAGACATAAATCGTGA
- a CDS encoding cobalamin B12-binding domain-containing protein — protein MKPDEFVSKIKEANADIVCLSALLTTTMPMMKKTVDAIVESGLRDHVKIMVGGAPVTQAYADEIGADGFAPDAGSAAKLV, from the coding sequence ATCAAACCCGACGAGTTTGTCTCAAAGATCAAGGAAGCAAACGCAGACATAGTATGTCTCTCAGCGCTGTTGACCACAACCATGCCCATGATGAAAAAAACCGTTGATGCCATTGTGGAGAGCGGCTTAAGGGACCATGTTAAAATAATGGTGGGTGGCGCTCCGGTGACCCAGGCCTATGCCGATGAGATTGGCGCGGACGGTTTTGCCCCCGATGCCGGTTCTGCAGCCAAACTTGTCTAA
- a CDS encoding trimethylamine methyltransferase family protein encodes MKREQTRLGWPLTVSEIEQVHQTALNILENIGMGKPPEELKELALARGCTLSDKGRLCFPPALVEDLIAGCVPRKVLPSRGGAPVELQDGLAHFGHIGVAPSVVDFETGEYRNSTLVDLYDLNRLFDVLPNMSTGDVPISPTDIVNTKNLGVNTLYSIMAATNKHTIVDMGSRDQLDPMIEMLEMIIGTDKKGAEAPITFIYCPTTSPLNYEGKYMSMCLEVVRRGYPVTPLIAPMAGAAAPATLAGALAMTVAEALAVLAAVQMVSPGHPTLLGMWPFVTDLRTGGFAGGAAEEPLLSAAAAQMIKWYGIEGTVPSGMTDSKLIDVQSGYEKGISVALAALAGGTFVGEAAGMQGSLMGASFEAFVLDQDMLSAIHRIQRGIVVNEETLGFKMVKDVINQGVGNFLGHPLTMKYMRSEYEYPKMADRSMISQWEAKGRPDMRMNARTRTRKLLSTHYPVYIDPDLDARIRKTFDIELPIQAMRAECGRW; translated from the coding sequence ATGAAAAGAGAACAAACAAGATTAGGCTGGCCACTCACCGTTTCTGAAATCGAGCAGGTACATCAGACAGCCCTGAATATACTTGAAAATATCGGCATGGGTAAGCCTCCGGAAGAGCTCAAGGAGCTCGCCCTGGCCAGGGGATGCACCCTTTCGGACAAGGGGCGTCTCTGCTTTCCCCCCGCCCTGGTGGAAGATCTGATCGCAGGCTGTGTCCCCAGAAAGGTGCTGCCTTCCCGGGGTGGGGCGCCTGTGGAACTCCAGGACGGTCTTGCCCATTTCGGCCACATTGGGGTGGCCCCATCGGTGGTGGATTTTGAAACCGGGGAATACCGGAATTCCACCCTGGTGGACCTCTACGACCTGAATCGGCTCTTTGATGTGTTGCCCAATATGTCCACCGGCGATGTCCCCATCTCCCCCACGGATATTGTCAATACCAAGAACCTCGGGGTGAATACCCTATACTCGATCATGGCCGCGACCAACAAACACACCATCGTGGACATGGGCAGCCGGGATCAACTGGATCCCATGATCGAGATGCTGGAAATGATTATCGGCACGGACAAGAAAGGAGCCGAGGCGCCGATTACCTTTATCTACTGTCCCACCACCTCCCCGCTTAACTATGAGGGAAAATATATGTCCATGTGCCTGGAGGTCGTCCGGCGGGGTTATCCTGTGACCCCCCTGATCGCGCCCATGGCCGGCGCTGCTGCACCGGCCACCCTGGCCGGCGCCCTGGCCATGACCGTGGCCGAGGCCTTGGCGGTCCTTGCTGCCGTTCAGATGGTCTCCCCGGGCCATCCCACCCTCCTGGGCATGTGGCCCTTTGTTACTGACCTTAGAACCGGCGGTTTTGCCGGTGGTGCTGCGGAGGAGCCCCTGCTTTCGGCTGCGGCCGCCCAGATGATCAAATGGTACGGCATAGAAGGGACAGTTCCTTCGGGAATGACCGATTCCAAGCTCATTGACGTGCAGTCCGGCTATGAAAAGGGAATCTCCGTTGCCCTGGCCGCCCTGGCCGGCGGCACCTTTGTGGGTGAGGCCGCTGGCATGCAGGGCAGCCTTATGGGCGCCTCCTTTGAGGCCTTTGTTCTTGACCAGGACATGCTGTCGGCCATTCACCGCATCCAGCGGGGTATCGTTGTGAACGAGGAAACCCTGGGATTTAAGATGGTGAAGGATGTAATTAACCAGGGTGTGGGCAATTTTCTGGGCCACCCCCTGACCATGAAGTACATGCGGTCCGAATATGAGTATCCCAAGATGGCGGACCGAAGCATGATTTCCCAGTGGGAGGCCAAGGGGCGCCCGGACATGAGAATGAACGCCAGGACGAGGACAAGGAAACTGCTCTCCACCCACTATCCGGTCTATATTGATCCGGATCTGGATGCCAGAATCCGTAAAACCTTTGATATCGAACTTCCCATCCAGGCCATGCGCGCGGAGTGCGGCCGCTGGTAA
- a CDS encoding MFS transporter, whose translation MKTDNLKGQISLAAAMTIGAYGSFAAPLLISMYVDNLGMTLTQAGNAGAIELVAIALMQIAMGGLVTRIKSLRTFAMIMALIGMVFQVITPFATNYYMLLAVRLVIGITFGSVFGSALASSVVFKDPDRVVAKGSAGYCAIFAVVLFFLPKIFETTNAMGGCAYLSITCIPLLFMMLWLPTPQKGNTEEKVKLDLGPVRNIFIILIAGTLLVSLILQLPWIFSDVIGERLELTATQMGTAYSLSSIAMILGGLFSNFLGSTRISKISIMTFSAIASGVVCLGMATAPNYLIFLSTMSLAMVFYYISYPFAVGYAARLDDTGSLATITGGMFDLCAALTPILGSFLLTNYGTNVMGWVCFIIGVCAGGIYLLLGMVAGKSAIPALSNH comes from the coding sequence ATGAAAACAGATAATTTAAAAGGACAGATCTCCCTGGCTGCGGCCATGACCATCGGCGCCTACGGATCGTTTGCCGCCCCGCTTTTGATCAGCATGTATGTGGACAACCTGGGTATGACACTGACCCAGGCGGGAAATGCCGGTGCCATCGAGCTTGTGGCCATCGCCCTCATGCAGATCGCCATGGGGGGCCTCGTCACCCGGATAAAATCCCTGCGCACCTTTGCCATGATCATGGCCCTCATAGGAATGGTGTTTCAGGTAATTACCCCCTTTGCCACCAACTATTACATGCTGCTGGCTGTCCGGCTCGTCATCGGCATCACCTTTGGATCGGTCTTTGGCTCTGCCCTGGCCTCATCCGTGGTCTTCAAGGACCCGGACCGGGTGGTTGCAAAGGGATCGGCCGGTTATTGCGCCATCTTTGCCGTGGTGCTCTTCTTTTTACCTAAAATATTTGAAACCACCAATGCCATGGGCGGGTGTGCCTACCTGTCCATCACCTGTATTCCCTTGCTTTTTATGATGCTCTGGCTGCCCACGCCCCAGAAGGGGAATACGGAAGAGAAAGTAAAGCTCGATCTGGGCCCGGTACGAAACATTTTCATTATCCTGATCGCCGGCACCCTGCTGGTCTCCCTGATCTTGCAGTTGCCCTGGATCTTCAGCGATGTCATCGGAGAACGCCTGGAACTCACCGCAACCCAGATGGGAACCGCCTACTCCCTGTCATCCATTGCCATGATCCTGGGCGGGCTTTTTTCAAACTTCCTTGGTTCCACCCGGATCAGCAAGATCTCAATCATGACCTTCAGCGCCATTGCCAGCGGTGTGGTCTGCCTTGGCATGGCCACGGCGCCCAACTATCTTATCTTTCTCTCAACCATGTCCCTGGCCATGGTTTTCTACTATATCTCCTACCCCTTTGCCGTGGGCTATGCGGCACGGCTTGACGATACAGGGAGCCTGGCCACCATCACCGGGGGGATGTTTGATCTCTGTGCGGCGCTTACCCCCATTCTTGGCAGCTTTTTGTTGACCAACTACGGCACCAATGTCATGGGCTGGGTCTGCTTCATCATCGGCGTCTGTGCCGGCGGCATCTACCTCCTCCTGGGCATGGTTGCAGGCAAGTCTGCCATACCGGCGTTATCAAACCATTAG
- a CDS encoding trimethylamine methyltransferase family protein, with the protein MSKFSFKTLPGLRLLTNGQIRQIHEDALDLLEHVGVCFECDQALEILTASGCSADKESHIVKFPPALVLKSIEAAPERFKLYDREGNVYTELGGDKVHFAPCSTPANILTRDNSEIRPSTIEDMRLIVKATDSLPQIDLAATSVVCSEIPVEMGDTYLYYLIMKGTRKPFIGGAIDIPGVRRSHDLIKSLFGSDRAVREKPYCIFDICPSPPLKWSQVTSRNIIDCAGFGFPVETISLPLSGTGSPVTQAGSILQHTVESLSGLVLDQVINPGNPYVYGGAPVIFDMRTTTTPMSAMDAVMISCGYALMGKYYGLPTHTYAAQTDAKIVDYQAGFETGMSALLAAQAGFDVVSGVGGLNYVTDFSVEKLLMDAEIINFVNRYLKGITVTQDTLAKDLIARAGPGGDFLQSSHTRRWFRQEHHMPGPIVDRLDRGTWEANGRVEVFDRAKTELEKLKRHPGHPLDQRKSLALDCAMVTVARDAGVDPATIPLAF; encoded by the coding sequence ATGTCAAAATTTTCATTTAAAACCTTGCCCGGGCTCAGGCTCTTGACCAATGGCCAGATTAGACAGATCCACGAGGATGCCCTGGATCTCCTGGAACATGTGGGGGTCTGTTTTGAGTGCGACCAAGCCCTGGAGATCCTTACAGCCAGCGGTTGTTCTGCAGACAAAGAGAGTCACATCGTCAAGTTTCCCCCCGCCCTGGTATTAAAATCTATTGAAGCCGCTCCCGAGAGATTCAAGCTCTATGACCGAGAGGGAAATGTCTACACCGAGCTGGGGGGAGACAAGGTCCACTTTGCCCCTTGCTCAACCCCTGCCAATATCTTGACCCGGGACAACAGTGAGATTCGGCCCTCAACCATCGAGGACATGAGACTCATCGTAAAGGCAACCGATTCTCTTCCCCAGATAGACCTTGCCGCGACCTCGGTGGTCTGCTCTGAAATTCCCGTGGAAATGGGGGACACCTATCTCTACTATTTGATCATGAAGGGCACCCGCAAACCCTTCATCGGCGGTGCCATCGATATTCCCGGGGTCCGGCGCTCCCATGACCTGATCAAATCCTTGTTCGGATCTGACCGGGCCGTCCGGGAAAAGCCCTATTGTATTTTTGATATCTGCCCCTCCCCACCCTTGAAATGGTCCCAGGTAACCTCCCGGAACATCATCGACTGCGCAGGTTTTGGATTCCCCGTTGAAACCATCTCCCTTCCCCTTTCAGGCACTGGGTCTCCCGTGACCCAGGCCGGTTCAATCCTCCAGCACACGGTGGAATCCCTGAGCGGACTGGTCCTAGACCAGGTGATTAACCCGGGCAACCCCTATGTTTACGGTGGAGCGCCAGTTATTTTTGACATGCGTACCACGACCACCCCCATGTCGGCCATGGATGCAGTTATGATCAGCTGCGGCTATGCCCTCATGGGAAAATACTACGGCCTCCCCACCCATACCTATGCGGCCCAGACCGATGCAAAGATCGTCGACTACCAGGCCGGATTCGAGACCGGAATGAGCGCGCTTCTGGCAGCCCAGGCCGGCTTTGACGTGGTCTCGGGAGTGGGGGGGCTTAACTATGTTACAGATTTCAGCGTGGAAAAGTTGCTCATGGATGCAGAGATCATCAATTTTGTTAACCGTTATCTCAAGGGTATCACCGTCACACAGGACACCCTGGCAAAGGATCTCATCGCCCGGGCAGGGCCGGGTGGGGATTTCCTCCAGAGCAGTCATACCCGGCGCTGGTTCAGGCAGGAGCACCATATGCCAGGACCCATCGTCGATCGCCTGGACAGGGGCACCTGGGAAGCCAACGGCCGGGTGGAGGTCTTTGACCGGGCAAAAACCGAACTGGAGAAATTAAAACGGCACCCGGGCCATCCCCTGGATCAAAGAAAATCCCTGGCCCTGGACTGTGCCATGGTAACTGTGGCCAGGGATGCGGGCGTGGATCCCGCAACCATCCCTTTGGCCTTCTGA
- a CDS encoding diguanylate cyclase produces MNDRESIGIIDKYIGENVHGVTPVPFKDIPETCHLLEGEINTFNFRNLFNTASQIFGSLTLAEKYLLDGLKLDNYYIRSRSTEDRVEPLHLVHLLQDDFWISNYLSSCILENAERHLRGSILGEDPLFEAGKRLRATNGILASTVMRMITIEQLMYISRMRNNSYNHIKKIFPSVDRKGRCITLRIEYKTDCTRASNGLMTNKAVCNWYRGALFGHMEAMGLQESDIQETQCVTQGHDCCVFECRYIPKPFFSGLRHHLINLIDGSLAHKIELLVKNQRELSLTIADLRKKDRETNLQLKALLIEIGQKNLQLEALTLIDYLTGLYNRKYYTERLKETLRICNREKRILAVVMMDIDHFKSVNDKHGHAAGDECLRMIGQVLKTALKKTRPGDFAARYGGEEFVLIFSGANADWVEKKANEIRKTIQAQTVNTMNNREEKIEISITISMGFACKGPIFDDEIMLSPEIMTRRADTMLYKAKQLGRNRVVGESQ; encoded by the coding sequence ATGAACGACAGGGAAAGCATCGGCATAATCGATAAATACATAGGCGAGAATGTCCATGGGGTAACCCCTGTACCGTTCAAGGATATTCCCGAAACCTGCCATCTGCTCGAAGGTGAAATCAACACATTCAACTTTCGAAATCTTTTTAATACGGCATCACAAATTTTCGGAAGTCTTACACTTGCAGAAAAATATCTGCTTGACGGCTTGAAACTTGACAATTATTACATCCGCTCCCGGTCAACAGAAGATAGGGTTGAACCGCTCCACCTGGTTCATTTACTTCAGGATGATTTCTGGATTTCAAACTACCTTTCAAGCTGTATTTTGGAAAACGCAGAAAGGCATTTAAGAGGATCAATCCTCGGGGAAGATCCTCTTTTTGAGGCTGGAAAAAGACTGAGGGCCACCAACGGCATCCTTGCATCCACTGTCATGCGGATGATTACAATTGAACAACTCATGTACATCAGCAGAATGCGCAACAACAGCTACAACCACATAAAAAAAATCTTTCCATCTGTTGACAGAAAAGGCCGCTGCATCACCCTGCGAATTGAATACAAAACAGACTGCACCAGGGCATCTAATGGTCTAATGACAAACAAGGCTGTTTGCAATTGGTACAGGGGAGCACTTTTCGGCCATATGGAGGCCATGGGACTCCAGGAAAGTGATATCCAGGAAACCCAATGCGTCACCCAGGGACACGACTGCTGTGTGTTTGAATGTCGTTACATCCCCAAACCATTCTTTTCTGGATTAAGGCACCACTTGATCAATCTTATTGATGGATCCCTGGCGCATAAGATAGAGCTCCTGGTAAAAAATCAACGGGAATTATCATTGACCATTGCTGATTTAAGAAAAAAAGACAGGGAGACAAACCTGCAACTCAAAGCTTTACTCATTGAAATAGGACAAAAAAACCTGCAGCTGGAAGCTCTCACCTTGATTGATTACCTTACGGGTCTGTATAACAGAAAATACTATACCGAGCGGCTCAAGGAGACGCTGCGGATTTGCAACCGTGAAAAAAGAATCCTTGCGGTTGTTATGATGGATATTGATCATTTTAAATCGGTAAATGACAAGCATGGTCATGCGGCTGGTGACGAGTGCCTCAGGATGATTGGCCAGGTATTAAAAACAGCGTTGAAAAAAACAAGGCCAGGCGATTTTGCCGCACGGTATGGCGGTGAAGAGTTTGTGCTTATATTTTCCGGAGCCAATGCAGACTGGGTAGAGAAAAAAGCCAATGAGATTCGTAAGACCATTCAGGCCCAGACGGTGAATACAATGAACAATCGAGAAGAGAAAATAGAAATATCGATAACCATCAGCATGGGCTTTGCCTGTAAAGGGCCCATTTTCGATGATGAAATAATGTTATCTCCAGAAATAATGACTCGAAGGGCCGATACCATGCTGTACAAGGCCAAACAGCTGGGCAGAAACCGTGTCGTAGGGGAATCTCAATAG